The Flavobacterium johnsoniae UW101 genomic interval CGGCGGATTAAAAGATACACTGGCACCGGTTTTGGTTTCGAGTGCACCAAAAAACTTTACTACTGATTTTAAAGGAAATGAAATTAATTTGGTATTTGATGAATATATCAAATTAAAAAATCTTAACAAGCAGCTGATTATTTCTCCTCCAATGAAATATGAGCCGCTGATTACACCAACCGGAGTAAGTAAATTTATAAACATAAAAATAAAAGATACTTTACTGCCTAATACAACTTACAGCTTTAATTTTGGTGAAAGTATTGCCGATAATAACGAAGGTAATGCATTAAACCAGTTTAAATATATTTTCTCAACAGGGCCTTACATTGATTCTCTTACTCTTGGAGGAAAAATTAAAGATGCTTATGCAAAAAATGTAGATAATTTTGTTTCTGTAATGCTTTATGAAGCCAATTACAAATACAAAGATTCTGTTATTTACAAAGAATTTCCACGCTACATTACCAATACTTTAGATAGTATGAGAACTTTTAAATTCGAAAATTTAAAAGAAGGAAAATATCTTTTGGTAGCTTTAAAAGACAAATCAAACAATAATAAATACAACCCAAAAGATGATAAAATAGGTTTTATCAAACACTTTATCACGGTTCCAAATGACACTTTGTTTGAATTAAGTTTATTTAAGGAAACACTTCCTTTAAAAACATTAAAACCTATTCAGGCTTCAGGCAACAGACTGCTTCTTCCGTACGAAGGAAAACAAAATTTTAAACTTAACAAACCCACTATTGTACTTAAAAACAATGGTGAAACGTTAGAAACAATTGTAACGCAGTTTCCTAAAAAAGATTCGCTTCAAATATGGTACAAGCCACTAAAAGCAGATTCATTATCGTTAGAAGTTTCAAAAGATACTTATAATAAAAAATTTACTTTTAAGATTAAAGACCAGAAAAAAGACACTTTAAATATTAAAGCGGTTCAAAACGGAGTTATTAATTTTAGAGACCGATTTACTTTAGACACTGAAACTCCATTGGTTAAATTTGATAAATCAAAAATTAAATTAATCAATAAAGACTCTACGGCTGTTGATTTTACTACAGAATACAACGAATTTGAACAGAAGTTATATGTCGATTTCAAGAAAGAACCTCTTGAAAAATATAGCTTTACATTTTTCCCGGGAGCGCTGACTGATTTTTATGACAAAACAAATGACACCTTATCATACAAGTTAAGCACAAAAGAATATGCTGATTATGGAAACTTAATTTTGAATTTGAAAAACGTAAAACGTTTCCCAATAATTGTTGAAATAACAAACAAAAAAGGAGATGAAGTTCTGGCAAGCGAATATTCTGAAGGCAAAACTCAAATTGAATTCAATTTGATGTTACCGTCGCAGTTTACGATAAGAGTTATTTACGATGACAATAAAAACAAAATGTATGATACCGGTAATTTCCTTGAAAAAAGGTATGCCGAAGAAGTCTTTTATTTTCAACGTGAAATTGATGTACGAACCAATTGGGACGTTAATGAAACCATTGATTTAAGTGTTCCATACAACCCTGACGTAGAGAAAAAAGAAGATCTGAAAAAGAGAAAAGACGACGAAAAGAAACGAAAAGCTTTCTAAATCTTAATTTCAAAAACATCTTTATCACTTAGGAAATCCAGTTTTTTTCTCGTTTCCAACATTTCATTTTTATCTAAATCAACCACAAAAATATCTTCGGTTTCTTGTGGTTCAAGAATGTAATTGCCTAAAAAGTCTATAACCTGCGAGTGACCGGTATGCTCATAATTATGATGATCTAAACCAACACGATTTACACCAACAACATAACTCAAATTTTCGATTGCGCGTGCTTTTAGCAGAGCATCCCAGGCATTAGTACGCACTTTTGGCCAATTGGCAACGTATAAAAGTAAATCGTAATTTTCTACATTTCGAACAAAAACAGGAAATCTTAAATCGTAACAAACCTGCAGACAAATTTTCCAGTCGAGATAATTTACAATTACTTTTTCTGTTCCTGCAGTGTAGAATTTATCTTCTCCAGCCAGTGAAAACAAATGGCGTTTATCATAATGCTGGATTTCTCCAGATGGAAACACAAAAAACATTCGGTTATAATAGTTTCCGTTTTCAGTAATTACAAGACTTCCTGTCAGGGCACTATTTTTTTTCTTCGCCATTTCTTTCATCCACAAAACAGTTTCGCCCTGCATTGTTTCGGCAACAGCAGAAGGATTCATTGTAAAACCTGTCGAAAACATTTCTGGAAGTACGATCAAATTTACCTGCGAATCGATTTGATTTATTTTCGATTCGAAGTTTTTTCTGTTTGCCGGAATGTCTTCCCAATAAAGATCTGATTGAATAAGTGCAATTTTCATTTTCCAAAAATACGAATTTTCAGCTAAAAATTATTTTTTGTCAAAAAAGTATATTCTGCAAAATTTTCTCAAAACACCCTTTAAAACCTTAGCTTTTTTGGATTATAAAAATACTTGAATAAAATTTATTGCAAAAAAAATGCATTTTTTGCAAAAAAAATGCAACTGTGAAAAATAAATCTATATATTTGATTCGCCAATAAAAAACCAAAAAAAACATGAAAACCAAACTATTATGAAAACAAAGCTTATTTCATTGGCATTAATTGGGGGGATGATCTTCTCAGCAAATGCAAAAGAAGCTGCAATTAAAATGCATGTCTTTCAACAAAACAGCAATCAGATTGAGATAACCGGCCAGGTAATAGGTCAGGATGATGGAATGCCTATTGCCGGCGCAACAATTTATGCCAAAAGCAGTACTAAAATAGCGACGATAACCGATGAAACAGGAAAGTTTAGACTCAATGTTCCTGAAAATGAAAAACAAATCGTGATTTCGTATATGGGTTACGGAACTTTAGAATTTAACCTTAACCAGAAAACCAATTTAGTTATTAGTTTAAAACCTGCAGAAAATGTACTAGATCAGGTTTTGGTAACTGCCCTGGGAGTTAAAAAAAGCACAAAAGCAGTTGCATACGCAGTAACAGAACTTAAAGGAACTGAATTTACAAAAGCGAAAGAAACTAATATTGCCAATGCCTTAGTTGGAAAAATTGCAGGTGTTAACGTGAGCAGCACAGCAACAGGACCAAACGGATCAAGCCGTGTTGTAATAAGAGGAAATGGTTCGCTAAACGGAAATAACCAGCCGATGTATGTAGTGAACGATTTACCAATTGACAACACACAACTTAATTTACCTGGAATTGGAAATGGTCCCGGATCTACAAGAATTAATGTGGACCGCGGAGACGGAACTTCTGTAATAAACCCGGACGATATTAAAACCATAACCGTTTTAAAAGGCGGAACCGCTGCAGCATTATACGGTGCAAATGCAGCAAATGGAGTTATTTTGATTCAGACCAAAAGAGGTGCTGCACAAAAAGGAATTGGAGTTGATTACAATACGTCATTTACTTTTGAAACGCCGTCTATTTTTCCAGACTGGCAGTACGAATACGGTTCAGGATCAAACGGTAAAAAACCAATTAATCAGTCTGAAGCTATAGCTGCCGGGCGCTGGTCGTGGGGTGCCAAAATGGACGGAAGCGATGTTGTGCAGTTTGATGGCGTAGCAAGACCGTATTCTCCGCAAAAAAATAATATTAAAAATTTCTACGAAACCGGAACAACTTTTATTAATTCTATTGCTTTATCTGGCGGAAATGAAAAAGCAGCGGGACGTTTATCTTTTTCAAACACAGACAACCAATCTGTTGTTCCTAACTCAGATTTTAACAGAAAAAGTGTAAATATTGCCGGAAATGTAAACATGACAGACTGGTTAAAGTTTGATGTTGTTGCGCAGTATAACAACGAAAAATCAAATAACAGGGTTACCGTTTCAGATGCCGAAGCAAATCCAAACTGGGGAACGTACATGATTGCTAATACAGTTGATATTAGAAATCTTGCTCCCGGATATGATGAAAATGGCGTTGAAGAAGCATGGAATCCGGTTGCTGTAGCGACAAACCCTTATTTTGTAGTCAATAAAATTAAAAATAAAGACACCAAAAACCGTTTCATTGGAATGCTGAATGTAAAGTTGAACTTTACGCCTGAATTATTTTTACAAGGAAGAATCGGGCAGGATTATACTGATTATGATTTCTTCGGATACATCCCAAAAACAACTCTTAACAATCCGGTTGGATATGCACAAGGTCAAAAAGCGAAATTATCAAATTTAAATACAGAAGCCATTCTTAATTATACTAAGAAAAACATTTACGGCAATTTCTCTTTAAATGCTTTGGCTGGTGTAAACTCACGTACCACTTTGCGAGATGAAACAAGATTTGAAGGATCTAATTTTGTATTGGATGATTTTTATGCTTTGAGCAATTTATCTACGCTTACTTATACATATCCGTACGGAAAAACAAAAACAAATTCTGTTTACGGTGCGGTAGATTTAGATTATAAAAATGTTGTTTTCCTAAACTTTACAGGTCGTCAGGATTGGTTCTCGACACTTTCTAAAGACAACAATACGGTATTTTACCCATCTGTTGGAACAAGTATTATCGTATCGGATATTGTAAAAATGCCTGAATTTGTTTCATTTGCCAAACTAAGAACTTCTTGGGCACAGGTTGGAGGAGCAACTCCTGATCCGTATGCATTAAATCAGTCGTATTCAATGATTCAGGGCGGACATAACGGACAACAATTACAAGGACCAACAAGTTCGAGAGTTCCTAATTCAACTTTAAGTCCGTTGACTTCAACCACTTTTGAAGTTGGAACCGATTTAGTTTTTTTCAACAATCGCTTAAATCTTGATTTTGCCTGGTACAATCGTGCAACAACAAACGATATTGTAGAAACTACAATCTCTAATGCTTCGGGAGCTAATACCGCATTATTAAATCTTGGAAAAATGAGAAACAAAGGAGTTGAATTTTTACTTAGTAGTAAAATTATCAATTCTGAAAACTTTTCCTGGGATGCAAGTTTCAATGGTTCGTATAATGAAAATACAGTCGAAGCACTTACAGATCAGTTGAGTTCTATTACAATGGCAACTTCTGTAAACGGATATGTTACGATTACAAGTGATGTTGGCCACCCATACAGTATCATCAAAGGATACAGACCACGTAAAGATGCTAATGGAAACACGGTTTACAATGTAAGCGGCGGATCGGCAACAATTGCTCAGGGTCCGCTTGAAGAATTAGGACAGGGAGTTCATCCTTGGGGAGCAGGAATCAGTAATGAGTTTAAATACAAAAACATTTCATTCAGCTTTTTAATCGACGGTAAATTTGGAGGAAGTTTATACTCTGGAACTGATTTATACGGAACTCGTATGGGTTTAACGAAACTAACTCTTGAAGGTCATGAAAGCGGTTTACCAATTAAAGGTGTAGATACAAACGGAAATCCGGTTGATATGGTTATCGCTCCAGAAAACTTAAGAACATATTATGACGGTTTAAGAAACATATCTTCAACTTTTGTTTATGATGCCAGCTTTATCAAATTAAGACAAATCATTCTGGGTTATCAATTACCGATTGAAAAAATAAAAGGATTATCAAAACTTCAGGGAGCTTCAATTTCATTTGTGGCCAGAAACTTATTCATTCTTTATAAGAAAACACCAAACGTAGATCCAGAATCTGTATTCAGCGCAGGAAATGCTCAGGGTGTAGAACAATTTGGAGTGCCAAAAACCAGAAGTTTCGGTTTAAGTTTAAATGTCAAATTTTAAACTCGTTTTATCTCTAATTTTTAAATTAAAAGACATGAAAAAGTTAACCATATTATATATCACAGGAATACTTTTAGGAAGTATGACATCCTGTACCAAGGATTTTGAGGAAATTAATAAGAACCCAAATTCAGTAGATAAACCAAATCCGAATTTTGTTTTCAGTAAAGCACAACTTGACGGATTAAACAATAATTATTTCTTTACCAATATTCTGGAATGCGGCGGCTTATTGCAGCATTATGCTACTTATAAAGAAGCTTCTGGGGTTGGAGATAAATATTTAAGCAACGAAGTATATTTCTCGGCTTATTTCAATCAGGCGTACCCAACTGGTATAAATGAAACACAAATTGTAATCGATGCTTTAAAAAACAGTCCAAACGACAGTAACCGACTTAATATTGCCAGAATCTGGAAAGTATATTTGTATCATAAATTAACTGATTTATACGGAGACATCCCGTATTCTGAAGCAGCGAAAGCTAACAGCACACAAGTTTTTCTTCCAAAATATGATTCTCAGGAATTTATCTATAAAGACTTATTAAAAGAATTAGATGAAGCTGCTGCAGGATTAGATCCGGCAAAACCAAGTTTCGGAAAATCTGATTTTATTTATGACGGAGATGTAACGAAGTGGAAAAAATTCTCGTACTCTTTAATGCTTCGTCTGGGTTTAAGATTATCTAAAGTAGATCCTGCCCTATCTCAATCATGGGTTACCAAAGCGATTGCCGGCGGCGTAATTTTAAACGGAACAGATAATGCAATCATGAAATATACTGACGGGCCAAATGATTTTAATCGAAATCCGGTTGGTTTTGATGCCCGAAGACAAGATTTTACAGCGGGGTCTTTTGGACAAAAAAATGTTGAAGGCGGTAAACTGGCTAAAACATTTATCGATTTGCTGCAATCAACTGCCGATCCTCGAATCAGCGTTTATGCAGGAGTTTGGCAGGGAGGCTCACAAAACACAAGTCTTGCCATTCAAAAAGGTTTTCCTAACGGAACTAAAACAGCTCCAAGTGCGGCAGAACAAGGAACGTATTCTGAACCCAACCAAAGTACCGTTTTTAAATATGATGCACCGCTTGTACTTATCAGCAATGCCGAAACCAATTTATATTTAGCGGAAGCTGCAGCAAGAGGCTGGTACACCAATGAAACGGATAAAGATTTATATGAAAAAGGTGTAAAAGCTTCTTTCTTAAACATGGGAATTTATGGTGCTGCTTATGCTATTCCGGACGCAGCAGTATATTTAACCGCAAATCCGTATAATGCCGCAGGAAGTTTTGAAGCCAAAATGAACCAGATTCATACGCAGATTTACATCGCATTATTTGTAGACGAACAAGAAATTTATGCCAATTGGAGAAGAACCGGATACCCAGTTTTAACTCCTGTAAATTTCCCTGGAAACGTTACAAATGGCACAATACCAAGACGTTTAAAATATCCAACCAGCGAATATTCAGTGAATTCAGCTAACTTAGCAGAAGCAGTTAAGCGTCAGGGCGAAGATGCTTTTACAACAAGAATCTGGTGGGATAAATAAAAATAATAACCGTTGCCGTAATTAAACACATAGAGACATAGTTTTTGAAAGTGTTGAAAGGCGTTTCACTTGCATTAACATACATAGCATCTATGTGTTAAAAGCTGGCTTTTTTAAACTCCTGCTTCAAGTAAAGAAATCTATGTTACTATGTGTTCAATAAAATTTTCACGAATTACTCTCAACGGGTTAATAATAAAAGATAAATGAGCATTTTAATTCTTACGGCATGCATTGCGTTTTTAATCATTCAAATAGCTTGGCTTAAAATCAATCCGTTTATTGCCTTTATCATAACAGCTTTATTAGCAGGCCTGTTTTTAGGCCTGCCAATAAACACTTTGTCGCAAACTGTTCAAAAAGGTTTGGGCGAAATGTTAGGATCTATTACGCTGATTATTGTTTTTGGAACCTGTATTGGCAAACTTACCGTTTCATCAGGCGCCGCCAATGTCATTGCCAAAACAGTTATGGGATGGACGGGCAGAAAATACGTTCGACTCGGCTTAATGATCACCGGATTTATTGTTGGGATACCTCTATTTTATAGTGTTGGATTTGTTTTGTTAGTACCACTAATCTTCTCAGTAGCCCATCAGTTCAAACTTTCAAAAGTATATCTGGGAATTCCAATGCTGGCGTCGCTTTCAGTAGCACACGGTTTTTTGCCCCCACATCCGTCACCAATGGCTTTGAGCAGTATTTTAAATGCTGATATTGGACTTGTTCTGGTTTACGGAATTATAATCGCAGTCCCAACGATTTTTATTGCCGGTTTATTGTTTTCAAATCTGCTTAAAAACATCAAAACCGAATCAGATCATGAAATTTTAAATGTTGAAGAAGTAGTAAACCAAGGTAAACTCCCGAGTTTTTCACTTAGTTTATTCTCTGCTTTATTTCCCGTTTTTGGATTAACGCTCACTTCAATATTACCCATTTACATAAAAAATGAAACGGTAGAAAATATTTGCAAAACGGTAGGAGAACCAAGTATGATTATGCTGATTTCTTTACTTATCTGTACGTATACTTTAGGACTCAGAATGAACCGAAGCATTACCTCTGTTATGGATGATTATGCAACCGCTATAAAAGATGTTGCATTAATTGTTCTAATTGTGGGCGGAGCCGGAGGTTTAAAAGAAGTTATGATTGTAAGCGGAGTAAACGAAACTATAGTTGGAGCCTTAACACAAATAAACATTCATCCTTATTTATTGGCATGGATAATGGCAGCGATTATTCGCGTTTGTGTGGGCTCTGCTACAGCCGCCGGATTAATGACCGCCAGCGTTCTGCTTCCTTTACTGCAAACCACAGGACTCGATCCTAACTTATTGGTTTTATCTGTTGGCGCCGGAAGTTTAATGTGCTCACACGTAAACGACCCAAGCTTCTGGATGTTCAAAGAATATTTTAATATCAGCCTAAAAGACACTTTTAAATCCTGGACCGTCATGGAATCTTTAGTATCTGTTTTAGGCATCATTTTCGTTTTTATTTTAAACTCTATAATACATTAATATCATGAATTTATTACCTCAAGAAAAATTTGAAACTCTTGGTTTGTCTTTACCGCCGGCGCCTCAGCCTCTGGGCATATACAAACCCTATTTAGTTGATGGTAAATATTTATACCTTTCTGGTCACGGGCCGGTTAGAGACGACAAATCCTTAATCATTGGCCGAATTGGCGATGATATGGATATCGAAGAAGGAAAATTAGCCGCAAGACAAGTGGGTTTAACTATGCTTTCTACAATTGTAACCAATTTTGGAAGCCTGAATAAAGTAAAAAGAGTCATAAAAGTTTTAGGAATGGTCAATTGCAGCGGCGATTTTTTAAGACATCCCTATGTAATAAACGGCTGCAGTGAATTATTTGCCGAAGTCTGGGGACAAGAAAACGGAATTGGAGTAAGAAGCGCCGTAGGAATGGGTTCTCTCCCAGACAATATTCCTGTTGAAGTTGAAGCTGTTTTCGAATTATTCTAAAAAATTAGACCACAGACGATAACGATTAAAGAGTAATCTGTATTGGTTAAGGAAATACTTTGATTCTAAGTCTGTGGTTACGTTAAAAATATAGACCGCAGATTATACAGATTAAAAAGGATTATTTTTTAGATGCTGCTTAATTTTTTTCGCCACGAATTACACGAATTTTCACTAATTTCTATATGCTTGAAGTAAAAAAATTAATTCGTGTAATTCGTGGCAAAAAAAACATTTTAATCTGTGAATCCCGATAGCTATCGGGAGTGGCAAAAAAATTTAAACACATAGAAACATAGATTTTTTACTTGATAAAGAATAACAAAAAAAGCCAGCTTTTAAAACATAGTGATTATGTGAATTAATGCAAGTGAAACGCCTTTTTCAACACTTTCAAAAATTATGTTTCTATGTGTTAAAAATTAAGCGTCGCGTTCATCAATAAAAATCTGTGGCAAAAAAAAGACAACAATGAATAAAATTACCTCACAAACAAGAATAGCAGTATTTGGAGAATTATTACTTCGGATGAATGTTGCCAATGGAAACCGATTTACGCAGGCAGATGAAATAAAAGTTCATGTAGGCGGTGCCGAAGCCAATGTTTGTGTTTTACTTTCGCAGCTCGGAATACAAACCGATTATATCAGCCGATTGCCCCAAAATGACTTGGCACAACTGGCTTTAAACGAACTTCAGAAATACAAAGTCAATACTTCAAAATGTGTTTATGGCGGGGAACGTCTGGGCTTATATTTTGTCGAATCCGGAAATCAAATCAGACAATCGCAGGTTATTTACGACCGAAGCAATTCGTCTTTTGCAACGATTCAAAAAGACCAAATTAACTGGAATGAAGTTTTAGAAGATGCTATGCATTTTCATTGGTCAGGAATAAGTCCGGGAGTTTCTAATGAAGCTGGTTTAGCTTGTAAAGAAGCAATTTTGACAGCGCATAAAAAAGGCCTTCCTATTTCTTCTGATTTTAATTACAGATCAAAATTGTGGCAGTATGGAAAACATCCGTCTGAAATTATGCCCGATTTATTACAATACAGCACTATAACCGTAGCCGACTTAGATGCAATTGAAATTTACTTCGGAATCAAAACCGATAAAAATGAATCTGATGCAGCACGTTTCCAAAAAACCTTCGAATTATTAAAAGCAAAAATGCCTTTTCTAAAAACACTTGCCATGAGTTTTAGAAAATCAGACGGACCGGCACATTTATACAAAGGTTTATTGATGCATGAAGGTAATTTTTACCAAACGCCGGAACATAAAATACACGTTGTAACTGACCAAATTGGTTCCGGAGATGCTTTTAATGCCGGATTACTATACGGATTATCCAATAAATTATCCGCTCAGGAATGTATCGAATGGGCTGCAGCCTGCGGCGTAATCAAACAAAGTATACACGGAGATTTTGCCATAAGCACGCTCGACGAAATACGTCATTTTATTAAAAATGGTTCAAGCAATAGAATTAACAGATAAAAAAAGAATATGTACAGCATTTTAAAAACGCAAGGTGTACTTCCGTTAGTAACCCAAATCAATATCCAAACAGCCCAAATCGTATTGCAATCAGCGGCTGATGCTGGCATAAAAATTATCGAGTTCGCAGCTCGTGCAGATGATGCAAAAGAAGTTTTTGCTCAAATGACAGCTTTTAAAAAAGAAAACAATTTAGATGTAAAAATAGCAGTGGGATCGATTTTAAGTGTGGCCGATGCCGAAACTTATCATCAATTGGGAGCAGATTGTATTATCTGTCCGCACACTGATCTGGAAATTGGCAATTACTGTTTTAAAAACAATATTTACTGGATTCCGGGCGCTGCAACCTTAAATGAAATTCTTCATGCCAACAAACTGG includes:
- a CDS encoding RidA family protein, producing the protein MNLLPQEKFETLGLSLPPAPQPLGIYKPYLVDGKYLYLSGHGPVRDDKSLIIGRIGDDMDIEEGKLAARQVGLTMLSTIVTNFGSLNKVKRVIKVLGMVNCSGDFLRHPYVINGCSELFAEVWGQENGIGVRSAVGMGSLPDNIPVEVEAVFELF
- a CDS encoding Ig-like domain-containing protein yields the protein MFKSKFKYISFLLVLLMMSCAKRGSITGGLKDTLAPVLVSSAPKNFTTDFKGNEINLVFDEYIKLKNLNKQLIISPPMKYEPLITPTGVSKFINIKIKDTLLPNTTYSFNFGESIADNNEGNALNQFKYIFSTGPYIDSLTLGGKIKDAYAKNVDNFVSVMLYEANYKYKDSVIYKEFPRYITNTLDSMRTFKFENLKEGKYLLVALKDKSNNNKYNPKDDKIGFIKHFITVPNDTLFELSLFKETLPLKTLKPIQASGNRLLLPYEGKQNFKLNKPTIVLKNNGETLETIVTQFPKKDSLQIWYKPLKADSLSLEVSKDTYNKKFTFKIKDQKKDTLNIKAVQNGVINFRDRFTLDTETPLVKFDKSKIKLINKDSTAVDFTTEYNEFEQKLYVDFKKEPLEKYSFTFFPGALTDFYDKTNDTLSYKLSTKEYADYGNLILNLKNVKRFPIIVEITNKKGDEVLASEYSEGKTQIEFNLMLPSQFTIRVIYDDNKNKMYDTGNFLEKRYAEEVFYFQREIDVRTNWDVNETIDLSVPYNPDVEKKEDLKKRKDDEKKRKAF
- a CDS encoding SusC/RagA family TonB-linked outer membrane protein, which gives rise to MKTKLISLALIGGMIFSANAKEAAIKMHVFQQNSNQIEITGQVIGQDDGMPIAGATIYAKSSTKIATITDETGKFRLNVPENEKQIVISYMGYGTLEFNLNQKTNLVISLKPAENVLDQVLVTALGVKKSTKAVAYAVTELKGTEFTKAKETNIANALVGKIAGVNVSSTATGPNGSSRVVIRGNGSLNGNNQPMYVVNDLPIDNTQLNLPGIGNGPGSTRINVDRGDGTSVINPDDIKTITVLKGGTAAALYGANAANGVILIQTKRGAAQKGIGVDYNTSFTFETPSIFPDWQYEYGSGSNGKKPINQSEAIAAGRWSWGAKMDGSDVVQFDGVARPYSPQKNNIKNFYETGTTFINSIALSGGNEKAAGRLSFSNTDNQSVVPNSDFNRKSVNIAGNVNMTDWLKFDVVAQYNNEKSNNRVTVSDAEANPNWGTYMIANTVDIRNLAPGYDENGVEEAWNPVAVATNPYFVVNKIKNKDTKNRFIGMLNVKLNFTPELFLQGRIGQDYTDYDFFGYIPKTTLNNPVGYAQGQKAKLSNLNTEAILNYTKKNIYGNFSLNALAGVNSRTTLRDETRFEGSNFVLDDFYALSNLSTLTYTYPYGKTKTNSVYGAVDLDYKNVVFLNFTGRQDWFSTLSKDNNTVFYPSVGTSIIVSDIVKMPEFVSFAKLRTSWAQVGGATPDPYALNQSYSMIQGGHNGQQLQGPTSSRVPNSTLSPLTSTTFEVGTDLVFFNNRLNLDFAWYNRATTNDIVETTISNASGANTALLNLGKMRNKGVEFLLSSKIINSENFSWDASFNGSYNENTVEALTDQLSSITMATSVNGYVTITSDVGHPYSIIKGYRPRKDANGNTVYNVSGGSATIAQGPLEELGQGVHPWGAGISNEFKYKNISFSFLIDGKFGGSLYSGTDLYGTRMGLTKLTLEGHESGLPIKGVDTNGNPVDMVIAPENLRTYYDGLRNISSTFVYDASFIKLRQIILGYQLPIEKIKGLSKLQGASISFVARNLFILYKKTPNVDPESVFSAGNAQGVEQFGVPKTRSFGLSLNVKF
- a CDS encoding GntP family permease — encoded protein: MSILILTACIAFLIIQIAWLKINPFIAFIITALLAGLFLGLPINTLSQTVQKGLGEMLGSITLIIVFGTCIGKLTVSSGAANVIAKTVMGWTGRKYVRLGLMITGFIVGIPLFYSVGFVLLVPLIFSVAHQFKLSKVYLGIPMLASLSVAHGFLPPHPSPMALSSILNADIGLVLVYGIIIAVPTIFIAGLLFSNLLKNIKTESDHEILNVEEVVNQGKLPSFSLSLFSALFPVFGLTLTSILPIYIKNETVENICKTVGEPSMIMLISLLICTYTLGLRMNRSITSVMDDYATAIKDVALIVLIVGGAGGLKEVMIVSGVNETIVGALTQINIHPYLLAWIMAAIIRVCVGSATAAGLMTASVLLPLLQTTGLDPNLLVLSVGAGSLMCSHVNDPSFWMFKEYFNISLKDTFKSWTVMESLVSVLGIIFVFILNSIIH
- a CDS encoding SusD/RagB family nutrient-binding outer membrane lipoprotein; this encodes MKKLTILYITGILLGSMTSCTKDFEEINKNPNSVDKPNPNFVFSKAQLDGLNNNYFFTNILECGGLLQHYATYKEASGVGDKYLSNEVYFSAYFNQAYPTGINETQIVIDALKNSPNDSNRLNIARIWKVYLYHKLTDLYGDIPYSEAAKANSTQVFLPKYDSQEFIYKDLLKELDEAAAGLDPAKPSFGKSDFIYDGDVTKWKKFSYSLMLRLGLRLSKVDPALSQSWVTKAIAGGVILNGTDNAIMKYTDGPNDFNRNPVGFDARRQDFTAGSFGQKNVEGGKLAKTFIDLLQSTADPRISVYAGVWQGGSQNTSLAIQKGFPNGTKTAPSAAEQGTYSEPNQSTVFKYDAPLVLISNAETNLYLAEAAARGWYTNETDKDLYEKGVKASFLNMGIYGAAYAIPDAAVYLTANPYNAAGSFEAKMNQIHTQIYIALFVDEQEIYANWRRTGYPVLTPVNFPGNVTNGTIPRRLKYPTSEYSVNSANLAEAVKRQGEDAFTTRIWWDK
- a CDS encoding sugar kinase, producing the protein MNKITSQTRIAVFGELLLRMNVANGNRFTQADEIKVHVGGAEANVCVLLSQLGIQTDYISRLPQNDLAQLALNELQKYKVNTSKCVYGGERLGLYFVESGNQIRQSQVIYDRSNSSFATIQKDQINWNEVLEDAMHFHWSGISPGVSNEAGLACKEAILTAHKKGLPISSDFNYRSKLWQYGKHPSEIMPDLLQYSTITVADLDAIEIYFGIKTDKNESDAARFQKTFELLKAKMPFLKTLAMSFRKSDGPAHLYKGLLMHEGNFYQTPEHKIHVVTDQIGSGDAFNAGLLYGLSNKLSAQECIEWAAACGVIKQSIHGDFAISTLDEIRHFIKNGSSNRINR
- a CDS encoding amidohydrolase, with the protein product MKIALIQSDLYWEDIPANRKNFESKINQIDSQVNLIVLPEMFSTGFTMNPSAVAETMQGETVLWMKEMAKKKNSALTGSLVITENGNYYNRMFFVFPSGEIQHYDKRHLFSLAGEDKFYTAGTEKVIVNYLDWKICLQVCYDLRFPVFVRNVENYDLLLYVANWPKVRTNAWDALLKARAIENLSYVVGVNRVGLDHHNYEHTGHSQVIDFLGNYILEPQETEDIFVVDLDKNEMLETRKKLDFLSDKDVFEIKI
- a CDS encoding bifunctional 4-hydroxy-2-oxoglutarate aldolase/2-dehydro-3-deoxy-phosphogluconate aldolase — its product is MYSILKTQGVLPLVTQINIQTAQIVLQSAADAGIKIIEFAARADDAKEVFAQMTAFKKENNLDVKIAVGSILSVADAETYHQLGADCIICPHTDLEIGNYCFKNNIYWIPGAATLNEILHANKLGAEVVKLFPADKIGGPGYVKAIRAPFPNLKIMPTGGVTLEESNLKSWFKSGVVCVGIGSNLFSKEMLLNLNYEEALQAFQNLIEVVEKTRN